From the genome of Deinococcus sp. AJ005, one region includes:
- a CDS encoding acyl-CoA dehydrogenase: MGFALNDDSRMILQHVRDFCRAEIAPLAAEYDRSGEFPHQQLRGLAEMGLLGATVPEAWGGAALDSVTYALCLEEICAADASVGVIVSVQNGLPEQMIFKYGTDAQREKYLRPLASGEKIGAFCLTEASAGSDAASLRLKATRDGDDWVLDGAKAWITSGGQAETYLVMARTGGPGARGVSCFIVEKDMDGLSFGKPEEKLGMHAAHTTTVTFDGVRVPHENMVGEEGQGLIVALASLDAGRIGIAMQAIGIARAALEHASKYANEREQFGKKLREFEGVSFKIARMAARIESARLVALKAAWLKDQGQPYGKEASMAKLLASEAAVDCARDAIQIFGGNGYSRDYPVERLYRDAKVTEIYEGTSEIQQLVISRAIFAELEG; encoded by the coding sequence ATGGGGTTTGCTCTGAATGACGATAGCCGCATGATCCTGCAACACGTCCGTGATTTCTGCCGCGCCGAGATCGCCCCTCTCGCCGCCGAGTATGACCGCAGCGGCGAGTTCCCGCACCAGCAGTTGCGCGGGCTGGCTGAGATGGGCCTGCTGGGGGCCACCGTGCCGGAAGCGTGGGGCGGCGCGGCCCTGGACAGTGTGACCTACGCCCTGTGTCTGGAAGAGATCTGCGCGGCGGATGCCAGTGTGGGCGTGATCGTCAGCGTGCAGAACGGCCTGCCCGAGCAGATGATCTTCAAGTACGGCACCGATGCCCAGCGCGAGAAGTACCTCAGACCTCTCGCCAGCGGAGAGAAGATCGGTGCGTTCTGCCTGACGGAAGCCAGCGCGGGCAGCGACGCCGCAAGCCTGCGCCTCAAGGCCACCCGTGACGGAGACGACTGGGTGCTGGACGGTGCAAAAGCCTGGATCACCAGCGGCGGTCAGGCTGAAACATATCTGGTGATGGCCCGCACAGGCGGCCCCGGCGCACGCGGCGTGAGTTGCTTTATCGTTGAGAAGGACATGGACGGCCTGAGCTTCGGCAAGCCCGAGGAAAAGCTGGGCATGCACGCTGCCCACACCACCACCGTCACCTTCGACGGCGTGCGCGTGCCGCACGAGAACATGGTGGGTGAGGAGGGCCAGGGGCTGATCGTGGCCCTCGCCAGTCTGGACGCCGGGCGGATCGGGATTGCCATGCAGGCCATCGGGATTGCCCGCGCGGCGCTGGAACATGCCAGCAAATATGCCAATGAGCGCGAGCAGTTTGGCAAGAAGCTGCGCGAGTTTGAGGGTGTGTCCTTCAAGATCGCCCGCATGGCTGCCCGCATCGAGAGTGCGCGGCTGGTGGCCCTAAAAGCCGCTTGGCTCAAGGATCAGGGCCAGCCCTACGGCAAGGAGGCCAGCATGGCCAAACTGCTGGCCTCTGAGGCGGCGGTGGACTGTGCGCGGGACGCCATCCAGATCTTTGGCGGCAACGGCTACAGCCGCGATTACCCGGTGGAACGCCTGTACCGCGACGCCAAGGTCACCGAGATCTATGAGGGTACCTCTGAAATTCAGCAATTGGTGATCAGCCGGGCCATCTTCGCGGAGCTGGAGGGCTGA
- a CDS encoding restriction endonuclease, with protein sequence MTVTDYQTLMRPLLESLQDGQTHSMQEVSAALAEQFQLTEVDLQEMLPSGRQATFANRVGWAKTYLAKAQVVETVVRGTVRLTARGRELLGRVPGRITQNDLKVYPEFQAFKETRRSGPTAQPQSNAADIQHTDISPDEQLDTLYAELSAALADELLTQVRALTPQQFEILVVQLLVAMGYGGSVRDAGQALGRSGDNGIDGVVKQDPLGLDKVYVQAKQWTNNVGSQEVRNFSGSLTYHKASKGVLITTAGFSSSATDTARQIGNIILIGGDTLAELMIQYGVGVITRSTYLVKKIDSDFFEGI encoded by the coding sequence ATGACCGTTACCGATTACCAGACATTGATGCGCCCCTTGCTGGAGAGCCTGCAAGACGGTCAGACCCATTCAATGCAGGAAGTATCGGCAGCACTCGCGGAGCAATTTCAGCTCACCGAAGTTGATCTTCAGGAAATGCTTCCCAGCGGCAGACAGGCCACTTTTGCCAATCGGGTCGGCTGGGCAAAAACCTACCTCGCAAAAGCGCAGGTGGTGGAAACGGTGGTTCGCGGGACGGTGAGGCTCACAGCGCGAGGGCGCGAACTTCTGGGCCGCGTGCCGGGCCGAATCACACAGAACGATCTCAAGGTTTACCCGGAGTTTCAGGCATTCAAAGAAACCCGCCGCAGTGGGCCAACCGCCCAGCCCCAATCAAATGCTGCCGACATTCAGCACACCGACATTTCGCCGGATGAACAACTGGACACCCTGTATGCCGAACTCAGCGCCGCCCTGGCCGACGAACTACTCACCCAGGTGCGCGCCCTGACACCGCAGCAATTTGAGATTCTGGTGGTGCAACTGCTGGTGGCGATGGGCTACGGCGGCAGCGTGCGCGACGCCGGGCAAGCGCTGGGGCGCAGTGGCGACAACGGGATTGACGGCGTGGTCAAGCAAGACCCACTGGGACTGGACAAGGTCTATGTTCAGGCCAAACAGTGGACCAACAACGTGGGCAGCCAGGAAGTGCGGAACTTCTCCGGCAGCCTGACCTATCACAAGGCGTCCAAGGGCGTATTGATCACCACCGCAGGCTTCAGCTCAAGCGCCACGGATACGGCCCGGCAAATCGGCAACATCATCCTGATCGGCGGCGACACCCTGGCCGAGTTGATGATCCAGTACGGCGTCGGCGTGATTACCCGCAGCACCTATCTGGTCAAGAAAATCGACAGCGACTTCTTTGAAGGGATTTGA
- a CDS encoding NADH-quinone oxidoreductase subunit B family protein yields MPLKELIDRDWQELESEGILFSSLEKLVAWGRSNSLWPATFGLACCAIEMMSSTNGRNDMARFGSEVFRASPRQADVMIVAGRLSKKMAPIMRRVYDQMPDPKWVISMGACASSGGMFNNYAIVQNVDSVVPVDIFVPGCPPRPEALIYAVMQLQKKVRGEAFDQLGHQLPMVDAWTR; encoded by the coding sequence ATGCCCCTGAAAGAACTGATTGACCGCGACTGGCAGGAACTAGAATCCGAAGGCATTCTGTTTTCCAGCCTGGAAAAACTGGTGGCCTGGGGCCGCAGCAACAGCCTGTGGCCCGCCACCTTCGGGCTGGCCTGCTGCGCCATTGAAATGATGAGCAGCACCAACGGGCGCAACGACATGGCCCGCTTCGGCTCGGAAGTGTTCCGCGCTTCGCCCCGGCAGGCCGACGTGATGATCGTGGCCGGACGCCTGAGCAAGAAGATGGCCCCGATCATGCGCCGCGTGTATGACCAGATGCCCGATCCCAAATGGGTGATCAGCATGGGCGCGTGCGCCAGCAGTGGCGGCATGTTCAACAACTACGCCATCGTGCAGAACGTGGACAGCGTGGTGCCAGTGGACATCTTCGTGCCGGGATGCCCGCCCCGCCCCGAAGCGCTGATCTACGCCGTGATGCAGCTCCAGAAAAAGGTGCGCGGCGAGGCTTTTGACCAGTTGGGCCACCAATTGCCGATGGTGGACGCGTGGACCCGGTGA
- the trpC gene encoding indole-3-glycerol phosphate synthase TrpC: MNGLPLLDLSRVPGVLGRIVQERAGDYREASPDLGSTRPAARRFEAALSVSGLALIAEVKRASPSQGAIAPLDPAEAARAYETGGAAAISVLTEPRHFDGNPQALHDVIGAVGLPVLRKDFVVHPAMLREAAEWNASAALLMVSVLGKATGAYLEMTHHLGLDALVEVHDEAELEVAMQAGARIIGVNNRDLKTLAIDLAVSPRLIRLARQRGFAGVLVAESGYRTPQEIAQVRGLADAVLVGSSLAGSGDLETAARQLMAP, translated from the coding sequence GTGAATGGCCTGCCACTTCTTGATCTGAGCCGCGTGCCCGGCGTTCTTGGCCGCATCGTGCAGGAGCGGGCCGGGGACTACCGGGAGGCCAGCCCGGACCTCGGCTCCACGCGCCCCGCCGCCCGCCGTTTTGAAGCGGCTCTGAGCGTCTCAGGGTTGGCGTTGATTGCCGAGGTCAAACGCGCCAGCCCCAGCCAGGGCGCGATTGCTCCACTTGACCCAGCAGAAGCGGCGCGGGCCTACGAGACAGGCGGCGCGGCGGCCATCAGCGTCCTGACCGAACCCCGCCATTTCGACGGCAATCCACAGGCGCTGCACGATGTTATTGGCGCGGTGGGGTTGCCCGTGCTGCGAAAGGATTTCGTGGTCCACCCCGCCATGCTGCGCGAGGCCGCCGAGTGGAATGCCTCGGCGGCGCTGCTGATGGTCAGCGTGCTGGGCAAGGCCACGGGCGCGTACCTGGAGATGACCCACCACCTGGGTCTGGACGCGCTGGTGGAAGTCCACGACGAGGCCGAGCTGGAAGTGGCAATGCAGGCCGGGGCGCGCATCATCGGCGTGAACAACCGCGATCTGAAGACGCTGGCAATCGATCTGGCTGTCAGCCCGCGCCTGATCCGGCTGGCCCGGCAGCGCGGCTTTGCGGGCGTGCTGGTGGCGGAAAGCGGTTACCGCACCCCGCAGGAGATCGCGCAGGTTCGTGGACTGGCCGACGCCGTGCTGGTGGGCAGCAGTCTGGCGGGCAGCGGTGATCTGGAGACGGCGGCCCGTCAGCTCATGGCGCCCTGA
- a CDS encoding HAMP domain-containing sensor histidine kinase yields the protein MSSPDTQIVFVVSADRARASQLAPLLKRASVVHVADAETLLREAHVQPPAVALLYTDLPGVPLSQVLPMLRQRAELAGTQWLAVGTRGLGALLSAGADALISDSTAPDALALQVGNMLARARQHHDLHGRVAALQRRSDDWEHEEKVRDQLIHMLVHDLKNPIAAVMGLLEIVQDDARVPDDSRELLKVARDETQHLLHLAVNMLDIRKIQAGKMNLRRELMFSPMFQEVMALACGDVGSGLRDRVMRTDVESNLSPASADPEILRRVMANLISNAMKHTTGGGHIAITVRSVKDAVQIGVQDDGEGIPADDIPNLFAAFEQSRLTLHGRFDTGMGLAFCKLAVEEHGGHIGVQSERGHGATFTFSLPLAHDADDDDFVELLN from the coding sequence ATGTCCAGCCCCGATACCCAGATTGTCTTTGTGGTCTCCGCCGACCGTGCCCGCGCCTCGCAGCTTGCGCCATTGCTGAAGCGGGCTTCGGTGGTGCATGTCGCCGACGCCGAAACGTTGCTGCGCGAGGCCCATGTCCAGCCGCCCGCCGTGGCGCTGCTGTACACCGATCTGCCGGGCGTGCCGCTGTCGCAGGTGCTGCCGATGCTGCGCCAGCGCGCCGAACTGGCGGGAACCCAGTGGCTGGCGGTGGGCACCCGTGGCCTGGGCGCGCTGCTGTCTGCCGGGGCCGACGCTTTAATCAGCGACAGCACCGCCCCGGACGCGCTGGCCTTACAGGTGGGCAACATGCTGGCCCGTGCGCGGCAGCATCACGATCTGCATGGCCGGGTGGCCGCCCTGCAACGCCGCAGCGACGACTGGGAACACGAGGAAAAAGTGCGGGACCAGTTGATCCACATGCTGGTGCATGACCTGAAAAACCCGATTGCCGCCGTGATGGGCCTGCTGGAAATCGTGCAGGACGATGCCCGCGTGCCCGATGACTCGCGCGAACTGCTGAAGGTGGCCCGCGACGAGACCCAGCACCTGCTGCATCTGGCGGTCAACATGCTCGATATCCGCAAGATTCAGGCGGGCAAGATGAATCTGCGCCGCGAGTTGATGTTCTCGCCGATGTTCCAGGAGGTCATGGCCCTGGCCTGCGGAGACGTGGGCAGCGGCCTGCGTGACCGCGTGATGCGTACAGACGTAGAAAGCAACCTCAGTCCGGCCAGCGCCGACCCGGAAATCCTGCGCCGGGTCATGGCCAACCTGATCAGCAATGCCATGAAGCACACCACGGGTGGGGGCCACATCGCCATCACAGTGCGTTCGGTCAAGGACGCTGTACAGATCGGCGTGCAGGACGACGGTGAAGGCATTCCCGCTGATGACATTCCCAACCTGTTCGCCGCCTTCGAGCAGTCGCGCCTGACCCTGCACGGACGCTTCGACACTGGCATGGGTCTGGCCTTCTGCAAACTGGCCGTCGAGGAACACGGCGGCCATATCGGTGTGCAGTCTGAGCGCGGCCACGGGGCGACTTTCACCTTCTCGCTGCCCCTGGCTCACGACGCCGATGACGACGATTTCGTGGAATTGTTGAACTGA
- a CDS encoding NADH-quinone oxidoreductase subunit C codes for MLMDTVGLDYLTYTQPRPKRFAVLHNIYHPYDHRRLFLRVWLDDGEVLDSLYPVWKAANYLEREVYDLMGVDFIGHPDMRKVLTPDDLEGHPLRKDFPLGETPTLFRDGRFLDPAAFRAGVTGQQSGLTGYRGELRRGRGEDRLPPMMPEGGPK; via the coding sequence ATGCTGATGGACACCGTGGGCCTGGATTACCTGACCTACACCCAGCCCCGGCCCAAGCGGTTTGCTGTGCTGCACAATATCTATCACCCCTATGACCACCGCCGCCTGTTTCTGCGGGTGTGGCTGGACGACGGTGAGGTGCTGGACAGCCTGTACCCGGTCTGGAAGGCCGCCAACTACCTGGAGCGCGAGGTCTATGACCTGATGGGCGTGGACTTCATCGGGCATCCCGATATGCGTAAGGTGCTGACGCCGGACGATCTGGAAGGTCACCCTCTGCGAAAAGACTTTCCGCTGGGCGAGACCCCCACGCTGTTCCGCGACGGGCGTTTCCTTGATCCTGCCGCCTTCCGCGCGGGGGTGACCGGGCAGCAGTCGGGCCTGACGGGCTACCGGGGCGAACTGCGGCGCGGGCGCGGGGAAGACCGTCTGCCGCCCATGATGCCGGAGGGGGGACCGAAGTGA
- the ilvD gene encoding dihydroxy-acid dehydratase, which translates to MTDTAKKAKLNWNSHHVTQGDERAPNRAMLRAVGFTDGDFEKPIIGVAHAQSNITPCNNGLGELAGHITDAITEGGGMPQVYGTITVSDGISMGTEGMKCSLVSREVIADSIETVSRGQSHDGVIVVGGCDKNMPGAMIGIARLNIPAIFVYGGTIKPGHYNGQDLTIVSVFEAVGAFGAGKISREEFTQIEKKACPGNGSCGGMYTANTMSSAFEAMGMSLPFSSTMSAVDAEKATSSADSARALLKLIENDIRPLDILTKQAFENAITVIMAVGGSTNAVLHLMAIAHACDIDLTLADFERIRERTPVFCDLKPSGKYVATDLHEVGGIPRVMKMLLKEGLLHGDCLTVTGKTIAENLADESDTPNAGQDVIRPYAEPLYTQGHLAILRGNLAPEGSVAKISGLKSIKITGPARVFESEEESMHAIMADQINPGDVLVIRYEGPKGGPGMREMLSPTSAIIGKGLGDSVGLITDGRFSGGTFGLVVGHVAPEAYVGGPIALIHEGDTIELNAETCELTLHVDDAEIERRRGAWVQPEPRYKRGVLAKYAKLVSSAAVGAYTD; encoded by the coding sequence ATGACCGACACCGCCAAGAAGGCCAAGCTCAACTGGAACTCTCACCATGTCACGCAGGGCGACGAGCGCGCCCCCAACCGGGCCATGCTGCGGGCGGTGGGCTTTACCGACGGCGATTTCGAGAAGCCGATCATCGGTGTGGCGCACGCGCAGAGCAACATCACGCCGTGCAACAACGGGCTGGGCGAACTGGCCGGGCATATCACCGACGCCATTACGGAGGGCGGCGGCATGCCCCAGGTCTACGGCACCATCACCGTGTCGGACGGCATCAGCATGGGCACCGAGGGCATGAAGTGCAGTCTGGTCAGCCGGGAGGTGATCGCCGACAGCATCGAAACCGTCTCTCGTGGGCAGTCGCACGACGGCGTAATCGTGGTGGGCGGCTGCGACAAGAACATGCCAGGGGCCATGATCGGCATCGCGCGGCTGAACATCCCGGCCATCTTCGTGTACGGCGGCACCATCAAGCCCGGCCATTACAACGGCCAGGACCTCACGATTGTCAGCGTGTTCGAGGCCGTGGGTGCCTTCGGTGCAGGCAAGATCAGCCGTGAGGAGTTCACGCAGATCGAGAAGAAAGCCTGCCCCGGCAACGGCTCGTGCGGCGGCATGTATACCGCCAACACCATGAGCAGCGCCTTTGAAGCGATGGGCATGAGCCTGCCGTTCTCCAGCACCATGAGCGCGGTGGACGCCGAGAAGGCCACCTCCAGCGCCGACAGCGCCCGCGCCCTGCTGAAGCTGATCGAAAACGATATTCGCCCGCTGGACATCCTGACCAAGCAGGCTTTCGAGAACGCTATTACCGTGATCATGGCCGTGGGCGGCAGCACCAACGCCGTGCTGCACCTGATGGCGATTGCCCACGCCTGCGACATCGACCTGACGCTGGCCGATTTCGAGCGTATCCGCGAACGTACCCCTGTCTTCTGTGACCTGAAACCCAGTGGCAAATATGTCGCCACCGATCTGCACGAGGTCGGCGGCATTCCGCGCGTGATGAAGATGCTGCTCAAAGAGGGCCTGCTGCATGGCGACTGCCTGACCGTGACGGGAAAAACGATTGCCGAGAATCTGGCTGATGAAAGCGACACCCCCAATGCCGGACAAGACGTGATCCGCCCCTACGCCGAGCCGCTGTACACGCAGGGCCACCTCGCCATCCTGCGCGGCAACCTGGCCCCAGAAGGCAGTGTCGCCAAGATCAGTGGCCTGAAAAGTATCAAGATCACGGGTCCGGCGCGCGTCTTCGAGTCCGAGGAAGAATCGATGCACGCGATCATGGCCGATCAGATCAACCCCGGCGACGTGCTGGTGATCCGCTATGAGGGGCCAAAGGGCGGTCCCGGCATGCGCGAGATGCTCTCCCCTACTTCCGCCATCATCGGCAAGGGCCTGGGCGACAGCGTGGGCCTGATCACCGACGGGCGTTTCTCGGGTGGCACCTTTGGACTGGTGGTGGGCCATGTCGCCCCCGAAGCCTACGTGGGCGGCCCGATTGCCCTGATTCACGAGGGCGACACGATTGAGCTGAACGCCGAAACCTGCGAGTTGACGCTGCATGTGGATGACGCCGAGATTGAGCGCCGCCGGGGCGCGTGGGTGCAGCCGGAACCCCGCTATAAGCGCGGCGTGCTGGCGAAGTACGCCAAGCTGGTGAGCAGCGCGGCGGTGGGGGCTTACACGGACTGA
- a CDS encoding DUF4174 domain-containing protein, with protein sequence MLVALALGFTLQTAQGQPWSLAGVLGKERILIVSNPPAAYLAEARRQDAELQVRDLRVVALLPPGDARLNGPQTLMLTLLADPGGQQGAQYGPAALIGKDTGIKARYQTFPALNTVAALVDTMPMRRQEQRVRGR encoded by the coding sequence ATGCTGGTGGCGCTGGCACTGGGGTTTACCCTCCAGACCGCGCAGGGTCAGCCATGGTCCCTGGCCGGGGTGCTGGGCAAGGAACGCATCCTGATCGTCAGCAATCCGCCCGCCGCCTATCTGGCCGAGGCGCGGCGGCAGGACGCTGAATTGCAGGTGCGGGACCTGCGCGTGGTGGCGCTGCTGCCCCCAGGTGACGCCCGCCTGAACGGCCCGCAGACGCTCATGCTGACCCTGCTGGCCGATCCGGGTGGCCAGCAGGGCGCGCAGTATGGCCCCGCCGCACTGATTGGCAAGGATACGGGCATCAAAGCGCGCTACCAGACCTTTCCGGCCCTGAATACGGTGGCCGCGCTGGTGGATACCATGCCCATGCGGCGGCAGGAGCAGCGGGTGCGGGGGCGCTAG
- the hpt gene encoding hypoxanthine phosphoribosyltransferase, whose product MSAASGSPSPSSLAPGPGPVQITSEQIQARVTELAARIRQDYAGREPHLICVLNGAFMFHADLVRALDMPCTMDFLQASSYGNAKQSSGEVRLVKDLQFPISDRHVILVEDIVDTGITMNYLLHYLEGRGPATIKIAALLSKPSRRKVEVPVEYLGFTIPDAFVYGYGLDRSQYDRNLPFITSQE is encoded by the coding sequence ATGAGTGCTGCTTCCGGCTCCCCCTCCCCTTCCAGCCTCGCTCCTGGCCCCGGCCCGGTGCAGATCACGAGTGAGCAGATTCAGGCCCGCGTCACCGAGCTGGCCGCCCGCATCCGCCAGGACTACGCGGGCCGCGAACCGCACCTGATCTGCGTCCTGAACGGCGCGTTCATGTTCCACGCCGATCTGGTCCGCGCGCTGGACATGCCCTGCACCATGGACTTCTTGCAGGCCAGCAGCTACGGCAACGCCAAGCAGAGCAGCGGCGAGGTCCGGCTGGTCAAGGACTTGCAATTCCCGATCAGTGACCGCCACGTCATTCTGGTAGAAGACATCGTGGACACCGGCATCACCATGAATTACCTGCTGCACTATCTGGAAGGACGTGGCCCCGCCACCATCAAGATCGCCGCCCTGCTGAGCAAACCCAGCCGCCGCAAGGTGGAGGTTCCGGTGGAATACCTGGGCTTCACCATCCCCGACGCCTTCGTGTACGGCTATGGTCTGGACAGGTCGCAATATGACCGCAACCTGCCGTTTATTACCAGTCAGGAGTAG
- a CDS encoding YdgA family protein codes for MTSLRSPARRSRLPALGVGALLVVGALAGATAYTSSQTAQTQQTLAQTLEAQLEATGYAKVKSSTYQRGLLNSTQTMNVTLGKGMEDVALIVINHIQHGPFPGFQAVGNAIVDTEVRFADPALQAKVEKAFGNQKPTIRTVVGLGGGTSTHLDIPAGTLLEEGDVGSSTLSWQAMTGDIENGGLKSSTQLSWPEFKLASEDGVLTISGMALNGNAVKQNADDPLGVGEQILTLASATYGGTPGGAQDGLDLKDLKVSSVSTLSDGFYSGGVQYNIGQLGFSGLGSGTQNLKNVQLHLSLGHLSQEPLARMVTTLQTLGQQLQDDPDAADLTEAQKKALTEDALALLRAGPIFAIDRLSLTQTGGDIVLTGKAELPGASELDAETAQMLASSPAMALGMVRVQAQLKAAEPALRELLGELSPAAAAGLESLIEVGYLKRQGNNLVSNLAFGGGEATINGQALGGGF; via the coding sequence ATGACATCCCTCCGTTCTCCGGCCCGTCGTTCCCGCCTGCCCGCGCTGGGTGTGGGTGCCCTGCTGGTCGTCGGCGCGCTGGCTGGAGCCACGGCGTACACCAGCAGCCAGACCGCCCAGACCCAGCAGACCCTGGCCCAGACGCTTGAGGCGCAACTGGAGGCCACGGGCTATGCCAAAGTCAAATCTTCCACCTATCAGCGCGGCTTGCTGAACAGCACCCAGACCATGAACGTGACGCTGGGCAAGGGAATGGAGGACGTGGCCCTGATCGTGATCAATCACATTCAGCACGGGCCATTTCCGGGTTTCCAGGCGGTGGGCAATGCCATCGTCGATACCGAGGTCCGCTTTGCTGACCCGGCGCTTCAAGCCAAGGTCGAGAAGGCGTTCGGGAACCAGAAACCCACCATCCGCACCGTCGTGGGGCTGGGCGGTGGCACCTCCACCCACCTCGACATTCCGGCTGGCACGCTGCTTGAGGAGGGCGACGTGGGAAGTTCCACGTTGAGCTGGCAGGCCATGACTGGCGACATCGAGAACGGTGGCCTGAAGTCCAGCACGCAGTTGAGCTGGCCCGAATTCAAACTCGCCTCGGAGGACGGGGTGCTGACCATCAGCGGCATGGCCCTGAACGGCAACGCCGTCAAGCAGAACGCGGACGATCCGCTGGGCGTGGGCGAGCAGATTCTGACCCTGGCGTCCGCGACTTACGGCGGTACGCCTGGTGGGGCGCAGGATGGGTTGGACCTCAAAGACCTCAAGGTCAGCAGCGTCAGCACCCTGAGCGACGGTTTTTACAGTGGCGGCGTTCAGTACAACATCGGGCAGCTTGGCTTCTCAGGGCTGGGAAGCGGGACACAGAACCTGAAGAACGTGCAGCTCCATCTGAGCCTGGGCCATCTGAGCCAGGAACCGCTGGCCCGTATGGTGACCACCCTGCAAACCCTGGGCCAGCAACTCCAGGACGATCCCGACGCGGCGGACCTGACCGAGGCGCAGAAAAAGGCCCTGACCGAGGACGCACTGGCCCTGCTGCGGGCCGGGCCGATTTTTGCCATTGATCGCCTGAGCCTCACGCAGACGGGCGGCGACATCGTGCTGACGGGCAAGGCTGAACTGCCTGGAGCCAGTGAACTGGACGCCGAAACCGCCCAGATGCTGGCGTCCAGCCCCGCGATGGCGCTGGGCATGGTCAGGGTGCAGGCGCAACTCAAGGCCGCCGAGCCTGCGCTGCGCGAGTTGCTGGGTGAGCTGTCCCCCGCCGCCGCCGCCGGGCTTGAGTCTCTGATCGAGGTGGGCTATCTGAAACGTCAGGGCAACAATCTGGTCAGCAATCTGGCTTTCGGCGGGGGCGAGGCCACGATTAACGGTCAGGCGCTGGGTGGCGGATTCTAG
- a CDS encoding NADH-quinone oxidoreductase subunit A produces the protein MLLVAVGIGVLAVIVSAILGPKKSTRAKLMPYESGNDPEGGVGTGQRFPVHFYLVAMLFIVFDIETAFFYPLAVAYQKLIPFAFFEALTFVLLLLVGYVYVLKKRVLEWA, from the coding sequence ATGTTGCTGGTGGCTGTGGGCATTGGCGTGCTGGCCGTCATTGTCAGCGCCATCCTGGGGCCAAAGAAAAGTACCCGCGCCAAGCTGATGCCCTATGAATCGGGCAACGATCCCGAGGGCGGCGTCGGCACCGGCCAGCGTTTCCCGGTGCATTTCTATCTGGTGGCGATGCTGTTTATCGTCTTCGACATCGAAACGGCCTTCTTCTACCCGCTGGCCGTGGCCTACCAGAAACTGATTCCCTTCGCCTTCTTCGAGGCCCTGACCTTTGTACTGCTGCTGCTGGTGGGCTACGTGTACGTGCTGAAAAAGCGGGTGCTGGAATGGGCCTGA